CTGGTCAACCGGCGCGGGGCCGATCTCGATACCTTCAGCCTCAACGTTGAGCTCGCGTGCAAGCCCGAACAGCTCAACCAGCGTACCGCCGGCCGAAGCAACGGCGTCGCGCGGCGACATCGACTGCTTGGTCTCGACGTCGACCACGAGGCGGTCGAAGTCGGTGCGCTCACCCGCACGGGTGGCCTCAACGCGGTAGGTGACCTTGAGCACCGGCGAATAGATCGAGTCGACCGGAATCTGGCCGGCCTCGGAGTACTCGTTGCGGTTCTGCTGGGCCGAAACGTAGCCGCGGCCACGCTCGATCGTGAGCTCGAGCTCGAACTTCGCGTCGTCGTTCAGCGTCGCGATGACGAGGTTCGGGTTGTGAATCTCCACGCCGGCGGGGGCGGAGATGTCAGCGGCAGTCACTTCACCGGCGCCGGTCTTGCGCAGGTACGCGGTGATCGGCTCGTCGTGCTCGCTCGAAACAACGAGCTGCTTGATGTTGAGGATGATCTCGGTGACATCCTCCTTCACGCCCGAAATGGTCGTGAACTCGTGCTGCACGTTGTCGAGGCGGATGCTCGTAACGGCCGCGCCGGGGATCGAGCTGAGCAGGGTGCGACGCAGCGAGTTGCCGAGCGTGTAGCCAAAGCCAGGCTCGAGCGGCTCGATGACGAAGCGCGAACGGTACTCGGAGACGTGCTCCTCGGTGAGGGTGGGGCGCTGTGCAATGAGCACTGTGTGGTTCCTTTCGGCAAAGCGTCCGCTATATGACGCTTGGCGTGTGCGTGAGTGGCGATCTCACGTGAGGTAGGTAGTGGTGCGAAAGACAGGCGGTCCGGCGGGTGCCGGAAAGTCGCCCAACCCTCGAGGTGAGGACCGGGCGACCGGGGGCGTTAGACGCGACGACGCTTCGGCGGGCGAGCACCGTTGTGCGCCTGCGGGGTGACGTCGGTGATCGAACCGACCTCGAGGCCCGCGGCCTGCAGCGAACGGATGGCGGTCTCGCGACCCGAACCCGGGCCCTTCACGAAGACGTCAACCTTCTTCATGCCGTGCTCCTGTGCCTGGCGAGCAGCCGACTCAGCGGCGAGCTGCGCGGCGAACGGGGTCGACTTACGCGAACCCTTGTAGCCAACGGCGCCTGACGAGGCCCAGCTGATCACAGCACCGGTGGTGTCAGTGATCGAAACGATCGTGTTGTTGAACGTCGACTTGATGTGCGCCTGGCCGACGGCGACGTTCTTGTTGCTCTTGCGGCGCGGCTTGCGCGCGGCGGTCTTGGGGGTAGCCAATTCTTCTCTCCTACGAAATTCGGTTCACTCACATCCGCAATGCGGATGGGTTACTTCGCCTTCTTCTTACCGGCGACGGTGCGCTTCGGGCCCTTACGCGAACGCGCGTTGGTCTTGGTGCGCTGACCGTGCACGGGAAGACCGCGACGGTGGCGGATGCCCTGGTAGCTACCGATTTCGACCTTGCGGCGGATGTCGGCTGCGACCTCACGGCGAAGGTCACCTTCAACCTGGTAGGTACCTTCGATGTGGTCGCGGAGGGCAACGAGCTGCTCGTCGCTGAGGTCCTTGACTCGGGTGTTGCCGTCGACGCCGGTAGCCTCGAGCGACTTGAGCGCGCGGGTGCGGCCGATGCCGTAGATGTAGGTGAGTGCAACCTCGACGCGCTTTTCGCGCGGGAGGTCAACGCCTGCTAGACGTGCCATTGGAGTGTGCTCCTAGATGGTGAGAGGTGTGGTGCAGCAGCTGGGCCCCGGCCTCGTGCCCGGAGGTGTCCCCGACCGTGGTGCGATCGGTTCTTACCGCTGC
The Gulosibacter sediminis genome window above contains:
- the rpsM gene encoding 30S ribosomal protein S13; the protein is MARLAGVDLPREKRVEVALTYIYGIGRTRALKSLEATGVDGNTRVKDLSDEQLVALRDHIEGTYQVEGDLRREVAADIRRKVEIGSYQGIRHRRGLPVHGQRTKTNARSRKGPKRTVAGKKKAK
- a CDS encoding DNA-directed RNA polymerase subunit alpha — encoded protein: MLIAQRPTLTEEHVSEYRSRFVIEPLEPGFGYTLGNSLRRTLLSSIPGAAVTSIRLDNVQHEFTTISGVKEDVTEIILNIKQLVVSSEHDEPITAYLRKTGAGEVTAADISAPAGVEIHNPNLVIATLNDDAKFELELTIERGRGYVSAQQNRNEYSEAGQIPVDSIYSPVLKVTYRVEATRAGERTDFDRLVVDVETKQSMSPRDAVASAGGTLVELFGLARELNVEAEGIEIGPAPVDQVINEELSMSINDLDLSVRSYNCLMREGITTVSQLVALSETQLMNIRNFGQKSVDEVRDKLSSMGLSLKDSVPGFEGTHFYGAGEDSGEYI
- the rpsK gene encoding 30S ribosomal protein S11, which translates into the protein MATPKTAARKPRRKSNKNVAVGQAHIKSTFNNTIVSITDTTGAVISWASSGAVGYKGSRKSTPFAAQLAAESAARQAQEHGMKKVDVFVKGPGSGRETAIRSLQAAGLEVGSITDVTPQAHNGARPPKRRRV